Proteins from a single region of SAR324 cluster bacterium:
- a CDS encoding L-rhamnose mutarotase, translating to ESNIRNYSIWLHEGEQRLFGYWEYHGDDFAADMQKMADAPITKKWWAVCKPCQAPVETRKEGEHWSMMEEVFYHDA from the coding sequence AGAGAGCAACATCCGCAACTACAGTATCTGGCTACATGAGGGAGAGCAGCGACTCTTTGGTTATTGGGAGTATCACGGAGATGACTTTGCAGCCGACATGCAGAAGATGGCCGATGCTCCGATCACCAAGAAGTGGTGGGCTGTCTGTAAGCCCTGTCAAGCACCAGTGGAGACCCGTAAGGAGGGAGAACATTGGTCCATGATGGAGGAGGTGTTTTATCATGACGCTTGA